One Phoenix dactylifera cultivar Barhee BC4 unplaced genomic scaffold, palm_55x_up_171113_PBpolish2nd_filt_p 000298F, whole genome shotgun sequence DNA window includes the following coding sequences:
- the LOC120105483 gene encoding beta-galactosidase 11-like — MANIVRFLGILFLLLILSASAIAKHKEDNDDNDGKDDGDDDRKDDADHHHHHHSDKEGGKAVKGVTYDGRSLIINGRRELLFSGSIHYPRSTPEMWPEIINKAKHGGLNAIETYVFWNIHEPVQGQFNFSGRYDLVRFIKVVQEAGMFLILRIGPYVEAEWNFGGFPYWLKEIPGMIFRTDNEPFKDHMQKFVTMIVEKMRSEKLFAPQGGPIILAQIENEYNNVEAAFQEGGLRYVKWAGEMALSLNAGVPWVMCKEKNAPGAVINTCNGRNCGDTFTGPNSPNKPSLWTENWTAQYRVFGDPPSQRAAEDLAYAVTRFFSAKNGTLVNYYMYHGGTNFGREGSAFVMTRYYDEAPLDEYGLYKEPKFGHLRDVHHALRLCRKALFYGNPSTQNLGKGYEVVIYEKPERKVCAAFLTNTNPRIDGTVNFRGVEYSLPRRSISILPDCKTVVFNSQRTMAQHNARTFHTAKETTEKNKWWMYQEYIPKFRDTKVTSRQPLELMNMTKDTTDYLWYTTSFKLDSEDLPMRHDIRPVLQVSSLGHAIHAFVNGFYIGTGHGSHVEKSFVFTKPMDLNRGYNHITILGLTIGLPNSGAYLEHRLAGVHTVGIQGLNAGTLDLSNNRWGHRVGLDGERLGIFTEEGLKNVQWTEAKSDTPATWYKRYFDAPRGNDPVSLNMTSMGKGRAWVNGECIGRYWVSYLDPYGKPSQSTYHVPRSWLKPKDNLLVLFEEQGGKPEDIIIMTAKRDNICAFVSEDHPPSARSFQMKGNELQTIEDAKPKAHLKCDSKKVIQAIVFASFGNPTGPCGNYTIGSCHAPQTWSIIEKECLGKSSCVLPVSAQAYGADPKCPGTTNTLTVQVKCAKKDNAAGDAGNIG, encoded by the exons ATGGCGAACATAGTCCGGTTCCTTGgaattcttttccttcttctcatcCTCTCAGCATCTGCCATTGCCAAACACAAAGAAGACAACGACGACAACGACGGCAAAGATGATGGCGATGATGACAGGAAAGATGACGccgaccaccaccaccaccaccacagtGATAAAGAAGGCGGCAAAGCCGTCAAAGGTGTGACCTATGATGGCCGCTCACTGATCATTAATGGGAGGAGAGAGCTTCTCTTCTCGGGCTCGATCCATTATCCCCGGAGTACTCCTGAG ATGTGGCCCGAAATCATCAACAAGGCCAAGCATGGGGGGTTGAATGCGATCGAAACTTACGTGTTTTGGAACATCCATGAGCCTGTGCAAGGACAG TTTAATTTCTCGGGGAGGTACGACTTGGTGAGATTCATCAAGGTGGTCCAGGAGGCTGGAATGTTCCTGATCCTCAGGATTGGTCCCTACGTCGAAGCTGAATGGAATTTTGG GGGGTTCCCATACTGGCTCAAAGAGATCCCAGGAATGATCTTTCGAACAGACAATGAACCCTTCAAG GACCATATGCagaaatttgtaacaatgatcGTGGAAAAGATGAGGAGCGAGAAGCTATTTGCTCCACAAGGAGGTCCCATCATTCTAGCACAG ATCGAGAATGAATACAACAACGTGGAAGCTGCCTTCCAAGAAGGTGGCCTGAGATATGTTAAATGGGCAGGCGAAATGGCCCTTAGTCTCAATGCTGGTGTACCATGGGTGATGTGCAAGGAAAAGAATGCACCCGGTGCAGTG ATTAATACATGCAATGGAAGGAACTGTGGAGATACTTTCACAGGCCCCAACTCTCCAAACAAACCTAGCCTCTGGACTGAGAATTGGACAGCTCA GTACAGAGTATTTGGTGACCCACCATCTCAAAGAGCAGCCGAAGATCTTGCATATGCCGTCACACGTTTCTTCTCTGCAAAAAATGGCACACTTGTAAACTACTACATG TATCATGGAGGAACCAATTTCGGAAGGGAAGGTTCTGCATTTGTGATGACTCGATACTATGATGAAGCCCCTCTGGATGAATACG GTCTGTACAAGGAGCCCAAATTTGGACACCTAAGGGACGTGCATCATGCATTGAGATTGTGCCGGAAGGCTTTATTTTATGGGAACCCCTCTACCCAAAATCTGGGGAAAGGTTATGAG GTTGTGATATATGAGAAGCCTGAGAGAAAGGTTTGTGCTGCTTTCCTCACAAACACCAACCCAAGAATAGATGGGACTGTGAACTTCAGAGGTGTAGAATACTCTCTGCCTCGCCGTTCTATCAGTATCCTACCGGATTGTAAGACCGTAGTCTTCAACAGTCAGAGG ACAATGGCTCAGCACAATGCAAGGACATTCCATACGGCGAAAGAAACCACTGAGAAGAACAAATGGTGGATGTATCAAGAATATATCCCAAAATTTCGTGATACCAAAGTTACCTCAAGGCAGCCCTTGGAACTAATGAACATGACCAAGGACACTACAGACTATCTGTGGTACACCACAAG CTTTAAGTTGGACAGTGAAGATTTACCCATGCGTCATGACATCCGCCCGGTGCTCCAAGTGTCCAGCCTCGGTCATGCAATACATGCCTTTGTCAATGGCTTTTACATAG GAACCGGACATGGGAGCCATGTCGAAAAAAGTTTTGTGTTCACAAAGCCAATGGATCTAAATCGAGGATATAACCACATTACCATTTTGGGATTGACAATTGGATTGCCG AATAGCGGAGCATACTTGGAACATAGACTTGCTGGTGTTCACACTGTAGGCATCCAAGGTCTCAACGCTGGGACTTTGGATTTGTCAAACAACCGGTGGGGGCATCGG GTGGGATTGGATGGAGAAAGgttgggtatcttcactgaggAGGGACTGAAAAATGTTCAGTGGACGGAGGCTAAGAGTGACACACCAGCCACATGGTACAAG AGATATTTTGATGCTCCCAGAGGAAATGACCCGGTCTCTCTAAATATGACCAGCATGGGGAAAGGACGGGCATGGGTCAATGGCGAGTGCATCGGCCGTTACTGGGTGTCCTACCTTGATCCTTATGGAAAGCCTTCTCAGTCAAC GTACCATGTCCCCCGCTCCTGGTTGAAGCCAAAAGACAACCTTCTTGTCCTCTTTGAAGAGCAAGGAGGGAAGCCAGAGGACATAATAATCATGACCGCAAAGAGGGACAACATCTGTGCCTTTGTCTCCGAGGACCATCCTCCCAGTGCCAGGTCATTTCAAATGAAGGGCAATGAGCTCCAGACTATCGAAGATGCCAAGCCAAAGGCTCACTTGAAGTGTGACAGCAAGAAGGTGATCCAGGCCATTGTCTTTGCTAGCTTCGGGAACCCCACTGGACCATGTGGCAACTACACCATTGGGTCTTGTCATGCACCACAGACTTGGAGCATCATTGAGAAG GAATGCTTGGGGAAGAGTTCCTGTGTGTTACCAGTTTCAGCCCAAGCCTATGGGGCAGATCCCAAGTGCCCTGGCACAACAAACACTCTCACAGTCCAAGTTAAATGTGCGAAGAAGGACAATGCTGCAGGTGATGCAGGAAATATTGGGTGA